From the genome of Palaemon carinicauda isolate YSFRI2023 chromosome 6, ASM3689809v2, whole genome shotgun sequence, one region includes:
- the LOC137643008 gene encoding APC membrane recruitment protein 1-like codes for MTYKTCPYLPRDLTRGKSAAAAAAEEEEEEEEEEEEEEEEEEQKEGEDCQEITAHPAQLPSLQQTTNSTSHPTRFRLTLGPNTTSYAAIAPKEARNPHLNLTNQSLRTTSHINSGQSNQGVPGKAKKEPTPKPSRQGHYYFHSIRP; via the exons ATGACGTACAagacgtgtccttaccttcctcgtgacctAACTCGGGGGA aatcagcagcagcagcagcagcagaagaagaagaagaagaagaagaagaagaagaagaagaagaagaagaagaagaacaaaaagaagGAGAAGACTGCCAGGAAATCACCGCTCATCCTGCCCAGCTGCCATCTTTACAGCAGACCACCAACAGCACGTCCCATCCAACCAGATTCAGGCTTACTCTTGGCCCCAACACAACCTCGTATGCTGCCATAGCCCCCAAGGAGGCCAGGAATCCCCACCTGAACTTGACTAATCAATCGCTGAGGACAACTAGTCACATCAACTCAGGACAATCAAACCAAGGAGTCCCTGGAAAAGCAAAAAAAGAGCCAACGCCTAAACCCAGCCGACAGGGCCACTACTATTTTCATAGTATACGACCTTGA